A portion of the Pseudomonadota bacterium genome contains these proteins:
- a CDS encoding cupin domain-containing protein, with protein MKSVSLAEKLGQFSTHWDPHVVADYNENDVMVVKFIGEFPFHKHDTTDDFFYVLEGEMQMDIEGQPSHTVKAGELFVVPKGVVHRPRAENEVKVLLIEPKGEPNSGDADREAAPKPRI; from the coding sequence ATGAAATCAGTAAGCCTTGCGGAGAAGCTGGGACAGTTCTCGACGCATTGGGATCCGCATGTCGTGGCTGACTACAATGAGAACGATGTGATGGTGGTGAAGTTCATAGGAGAGTTTCCATTCCATAAGCACGACACCACCGACGACTTTTTCTATGTCTTGGAAGGCGAGATGCAGATGGATATTGAAGGACAGCCCTCTCACACCGTCAAAGCCGGTGAGCTGTTCGTTGTACCCAAGGGCGTTGTCCATCGGCCGCGAGCAGAAAATGAAGTGAAAGTGCTGCTGATCGAGCCAAAAGGGGAGCCCAATTCCGGTGACGCTGATCGCGAGGCTGCGCCAAAACCGCGCATTTGA